The following are encoded in a window of Sphingopyxis sp. FD7 genomic DNA:
- a CDS encoding CoA-acylating methylmalonate-semialdehyde dehydrogenase yields MRQIDHFIVGDSPAPTRKHAIWNPSTGEVQAEVALGDAALLARAVETAKRVQPAWAATNPQRRARVMFAFKALVEANMQSLAEMLSSEHGKTVPDAKGDVQRGLEVIEYACGLPQIMKGEYTHGAGPGIDVYSMRQPLGIGVGITPFNFPAMIPMWMFGMACAAGNAFILKPSERDPSVPVRLAELFLEAGAPEGLLQVVHGDKEMVDAILDHPDIAAISFVGSSDIAQYIYARGSANNKRVQAFGGAKNHGIVLPDADLDQVVTDLTGAAFGSAGERCMALPVVVPVGEETAERLKEKLLKSIAALRIGVSNDPEADYGPVVTPEHKARIEQWITTAEEEAAEIVVDGRGYTLQGHEKGFFVGPTLIDHVTPQMKSYQEEIFGPVLQIVRAKDFEEAVRLPSEHQYGNGVAIFTRNGHAAREFAARVNVGMVGINVPIPVPVAYHSFGGWKRSGFGDIDQYGTEGLRFWTKNKKITQRWPDGSPDGSNAFVIPTMG; encoded by the coding sequence ATGCGTCAGATCGACCATTTCATCGTCGGCGACAGCCCGGCCCCGACCCGCAAGCACGCCATCTGGAACCCGTCGACGGGCGAAGTGCAGGCCGAGGTTGCGCTGGGCGATGCAGCCCTGCTCGCCCGCGCAGTGGAGACTGCCAAGCGCGTCCAGCCCGCCTGGGCCGCCACCAACCCGCAGCGCCGCGCGCGGGTGATGTTCGCCTTCAAGGCGCTGGTCGAGGCGAACATGCAGAGCCTCGCCGAGATGCTCTCGTCCGAGCATGGCAAGACCGTGCCGGATGCCAAGGGCGATGTGCAGCGCGGGCTGGAAGTGATCGAATATGCCTGCGGGTTGCCGCAGATCATGAAGGGCGAATATACCCACGGCGCAGGGCCCGGGATCGATGTCTATTCGATGCGCCAGCCGCTCGGCATTGGCGTGGGCATCACCCCGTTCAACTTCCCGGCGATGATCCCGATGTGGATGTTCGGCATGGCCTGCGCGGCGGGCAATGCCTTCATCCTCAAGCCCTCGGAGCGCGATCCGAGCGTGCCGGTGCGGCTGGCCGAACTGTTCCTTGAGGCGGGTGCGCCCGAGGGTCTGCTTCAGGTCGTCCACGGCGACAAGGAGATGGTCGACGCGATCCTCGACCACCCGGATATCGCCGCGATCAGCTTTGTCGGAAGCTCGGACATCGCGCAGTACATCTACGCGCGCGGCTCGGCGAACAACAAGCGCGTGCAGGCCTTCGGCGGGGCGAAGAACCACGGGATCGTGCTGCCTGATGCGGACCTAGATCAGGTGGTCACCGACCTCACCGGCGCGGCCTTCGGCTCGGCGGGCGAACGCTGCATGGCGCTGCCGGTGGTGGTGCCGGTAGGCGAGGAGACGGCGGAGCGCCTCAAGGAGAAGCTGCTCAAGTCCATCGCTGCCTTACGCATCGGGGTCTCCAACGATCCCGAGGCGGATTACGGCCCGGTTGTGACCCCTGAACACAAGGCGAGGATCGAACAATGGATCACCACCGCCGAGGAAGAAGCCGCCGAGATCGTCGTCGACGGGCGCGGGTACACCTTGCAGGGACATGAGAAGGGCTTCTTCGTCGGCCCGACGCTGATCGACCACGTCACCCCGCAGATGAAGAGCTATCAGGAAGAGATTTTCGGCCCCGTGCTCCAGATCGTGCGCGCCAAGGACTTCGAGGAAGCCGTGCGCCTGCCCTCCGAGCACCAATATGGCAACGGCGTTGCGATCTTCACCCGCAACGGCCACGCCGCGCGCGAATTTGCCGCGCGCGTGAATGTCGGGATGGTCGGCATCAACGTGCCGATCCCGGTGCCGGTCGCCTATCACTCCTTCGGCGGGTGGAAGCGGTCAGGGTTTGGCGACATCGACCAGTACGGCACCGAGGGCCTGCGGTTCTGGACCAAGAACAAGAAAATCACCCAGCGCTGGCCCGACGGCTCGCCCGACGGCTCCAACGCCTTTGTCATCCCGACGATGGGGTGA
- a CDS encoding site-specific integrase, whose amino-acid sequence MNDHNSRALGLSDEAALAPLGNAIPPQLAAEIEAARSYRARSKAANTVRAYDSDWRQFEEWCWTRDLEPMPAMPEAVATYLASLAQAGRADSTIGRHLAAIAWHHRQAGQVAPQHRDPRDVIGDTLAGIRREQRARPTRKKSAILAADLARMIAAAEGQSPRAIRDRAVMALGLAAALRRSELVALQLADLELVREGLKLTIRHSKTDQEGAGQVIAVPSGKVLKPGPRLNEWLSVRGGEAGPLFYRTDAQGLMRKEPMSDRSVARLIQRYAEKVGLDPVAVGAHSLRSGFLTEAAKAGASLPKMQEVSRQKKVEVLLGYVRDAALFENHAGERFL is encoded by the coding sequence TTGAACGATCACAACAGCAGGGCCTTGGGGCTTTCAGATGAAGCAGCGCTCGCGCCGCTGGGGAATGCGATCCCGCCGCAGCTCGCGGCTGAGATCGAGGCGGCGCGCTCGTACCGGGCGCGGTCCAAGGCGGCCAACACTGTGCGGGCTTATGACAGCGACTGGCGGCAGTTCGAGGAATGGTGCTGGACGCGCGATCTTGAGCCTATGCCGGCTATGCCAGAGGCCGTGGCCACATACCTTGCTTCGCTGGCGCAGGCGGGGAGGGCGGATAGTACCATCGGACGGCACCTTGCGGCCATCGCCTGGCACCACAGGCAGGCGGGACAGGTCGCACCCCAGCATCGCGATCCGCGTGATGTCATTGGCGACACACTTGCCGGGATCCGGCGCGAGCAGCGCGCACGGCCGACGCGCAAGAAGAGCGCAATTCTGGCAGCTGATCTGGCGCGGATGATTGCAGCTGCCGAAGGGCAAAGCCCGCGTGCGATCCGCGACCGGGCGGTCATGGCTCTTGGGCTGGCGGCGGCGCTGCGGCGTTCCGAACTGGTCGCGCTGCAGCTGGCCGACCTCGAGCTGGTGCGCGAGGGGCTCAAGCTGACGATCCGGCATTCTAAGACCGACCAGGAGGGGGCAGGGCAAGTCATAGCGGTGCCCTCGGGCAAGGTGCTCAAGCCCGGTCCACGCCTCAACGAATGGCTGAGCGTAAGGGGAGGGGAGGCAGGTCCCCTTTTCTATCGAACCGATGCTCAGGGCTTGATGAGGAAGGAGCCCATGTCAGATCGCTCGGTTGCTCGGCTGATCCAGCGCTACGCCGAAAAGGTTGGGCTCGATCCTGTGGCGGTCGGCGCTCACTCCCTGCGGTCAGGGTTTCTTACCGAGGCGGCCAAGGCAGGGGCCTCCTTGCCGAAGATGCAGGAGGTATCACGGCAAAAAAAGGTCGAAGTGCTGCTCGGCTATGTCCGCGACGCAGCGCTGTTCGAGAACCATGCTGGAGAGAGATTTCTGTAG
- a CDS encoding ParB/RepB/Spo0J family partition protein, which yields MSRKNSGFAADLAAGIDLTEDTAAPRRSSIASNVLTGRSNRLADLASGAIVSRTHELVDPAKCRMWAGHNRNYALLNEERCADLIESIKAQGRQEIPAIVRRLSGDDGFEFEVICGARRHWSISWLRSHNYPDFKFLVDVREMGDEEAFRLADIENRARDDLTDLERAKDYLRALTAYYDGRQKTMAERLKVSESWLTRYLDLARLPDGLTRAFANPQELGIRNAIALKALLKPEDRRERAFREAERLAAEREQTGKSMSVIEVIKALALAADPPKKSGSPKKSGKPETVASASGKPVLRIDGADRKGVRVTLLNKGGATRQEAEEAIRAVLDQHWPAI from the coding sequence ATGAGTAGGAAGAACAGTGGTTTTGCGGCTGATCTGGCGGCAGGTATTGACCTGACCGAGGATACTGCTGCCCCTCGTAGATCGAGCATTGCCTCAAACGTGCTTACGGGGCGTTCAAACCGTCTTGCTGACCTGGCGTCGGGAGCGATTGTTTCTCGCACACATGAGCTTGTTGACCCAGCAAAGTGTCGGATGTGGGCAGGCCATAACCGCAACTATGCTCTGCTTAATGAGGAACGCTGCGCGGACCTTATTGAGAGTATCAAGGCTCAAGGGCGCCAGGAGATACCCGCGATCGTCCGTCGCCTATCAGGAGATGACGGGTTTGAGTTTGAGGTGATTTGCGGAGCGCGCCGACACTGGTCGATCAGCTGGCTGCGCTCGCACAACTATCCAGACTTTAAGTTTCTCGTCGACGTACGCGAGATGGGCGATGAAGAGGCCTTCAGGCTCGCGGACATTGAAAACCGGGCGAGGGATGATCTCACCGATCTCGAACGCGCAAAAGACTATCTGCGCGCCCTGACGGCCTATTACGATGGTCGGCAGAAGACGATGGCGGAAAGGCTTAAAGTCTCCGAAAGCTGGCTAACGCGGTATCTCGATCTGGCACGGCTGCCAGATGGGCTGACCAGGGCATTTGCCAATCCGCAGGAGCTTGGCATTCGCAATGCGATTGCGCTCAAAGCGCTCCTCAAGCCTGAGGATCGACGGGAGCGCGCCTTCCGTGAGGCGGAACGTCTTGCTGCAGAGCGCGAGCAGACTGGCAAGTCGATGTCTGTGATTGAGGTGATCAAGGCGCTCGCTCTCGCGGCAGACCCCCCCAAGAAGTCAGGATCCCCCAAGAAGTCAGGAAAGCCTGAAACCGTGGCCAGTGCCAGTGGGAAGCCAGTGCTTCGGATCGATGGGGCTGACCGTAAGGGCGTCCGTGTCACGTTGCTGAATAAGGGCGGCGCGACACGGCAGGAAGCGGAAGAGGCTATTCGCGCCGTTCTAGATCAGCACTGGCCGGCAATATAG
- a CDS encoding AAA family ATPase, with protein MSNGLQIEEAERLVSVATLASRTSSVLEKLRDSARSARADDRREPTFTIGKAAELVGRTPAAIRDAEKDGRLPEPARTDNNRRERYTLAQLNDMRGVFGTRPYRAPNDPCCVVAVQNFKGGVGKSTLAVHLAQYLAIRGYRVALVDCDSQASATTLFGYVPDLDLTEDDTLYPFLREGERSSLDYALRKTHFDGLELIPANLRLFNSEYELAARMAQGNGALLDRLKEGIESISDRFDVVVMDPPPALGAISLSVLRAANALVVPVPPTVMDFSSTAAFLSMLDETIEQLADRGLAPELKFLRFVASKVDENKSMQKELLQLMRTLFGHAMVRTPLKDSAEIDNATARLMTVYELDGPATSSAVRNRCLNYLDGVNSEIEVDIRSMWPSHQKRLRQEALV; from the coding sequence GTGTCAAACGGACTTCAGATTGAAGAAGCCGAGCGTTTGGTCTCGGTCGCGACGCTGGCCAGTCGAACGTCCTCGGTACTCGAAAAGCTCCGGGATTCCGCGCGAAGCGCTAGGGCAGATGACCGGCGCGAGCCAACCTTTACAATCGGGAAAGCGGCCGAACTTGTGGGTCGCACGCCGGCTGCTATCCGTGATGCGGAAAAGGACGGTCGCCTGCCAGAGCCTGCGAGGACCGACAACAACAGGCGAGAGAGATATACGCTTGCCCAGCTGAACGACATGCGCGGCGTGTTCGGGACAAGACCCTATCGGGCTCCAAACGATCCCTGCTGTGTCGTGGCTGTCCAGAACTTCAAGGGAGGTGTTGGCAAGTCGACTTTGGCCGTTCACCTCGCTCAGTATCTGGCCATTAGAGGCTACCGTGTTGCGCTCGTCGATTGCGACAGCCAAGCCTCGGCGACGACCCTTTTTGGGTATGTGCCCGATCTCGACCTCACCGAAGATGATACCCTTTATCCGTTCCTTCGTGAGGGGGAGCGATCATCTCTGGACTACGCGCTCCGCAAGACTCACTTCGACGGTCTGGAGCTCATTCCCGCCAACCTTCGTTTGTTCAATTCCGAATACGAACTAGCCGCACGGATGGCGCAGGGGAACGGCGCGCTTCTTGACCGCCTGAAGGAGGGAATCGAGAGTATATCGGATCGGTTCGATGTCGTGGTGATGGATCCGCCGCCTGCCCTCGGGGCGATCTCGCTGTCCGTGCTGCGGGCCGCTAACGCATTGGTCGTGCCGGTACCGCCGACTGTTATGGATTTCTCCTCGACGGCTGCATTCCTCTCGATGCTAGATGAAACGATTGAGCAGCTGGCAGACCGTGGTCTCGCTCCAGAATTGAAGTTCCTCCGCTTTGTCGCGTCCAAGGTCGATGAGAATAAATCGATGCAGAAAGAGCTGTTGCAGCTGATGCGGACGCTATTCGGGCATGCGATGGTTCGCACGCCTCTCAAGGACTCGGCCGAGATCGACAATGCTACAGCGCGGCTGATGACAGTGTATGAGCTTGATGGCCCTGCCACGAGTTCGGCGGTTCGCAACCGTTGCCTGAACTATCTTGATGGCGTGAATTCGGAAATCGAAGTTGATATTCGATCGATGTGGCCCAGCCATCAGAAGCGCCTCCGCCAGGAGGCTTTGGTATGA
- a CDS encoding replication initiation protein, giving the protein MRVAAALKAKGGDEFAKPGSIIEIKFVKGESLSLTASRLLALMILTAGGDAWEDRPHRIRKADIRRGHKGNERITDMLQELHRTLFAVDDKSWRGKKATLLFSLISRSKEETDEEGGETGWIEWEFTPDARKLIQASETYAVLNRQAVLGFRSNYALKLYELGALRLHRRQATWRGDMQALRAALGIPPDVYTDFAQLRRKVLEKAKSEIDQLAHFRVEWREIRQGRTVTEIEFRFEPKGAPEVLETVDELDRHSAGRQARRDGAVESVTVGQGAIPAPRGAVSAKKPSEATFPVGTLRFGHDDLLEIGRRHGGGWDVDLIANGFREHMGERLEMLRGAKLIAAWKGFCEGWFNRRGRP; this is encoded by the coding sequence ATGCGGGTTGCTGCCGCGTTGAAGGCAAAGGGCGGCGACGAGTTCGCCAAGCCAGGCAGCATCATCGAAATCAAGTTTGTCAAAGGCGAATCTCTCAGTCTGACAGCTTCGCGACTACTCGCTCTCATGATCCTCACAGCTGGGGGTGACGCCTGGGAGGATCGCCCTCACCGCATACGTAAGGCGGACATTCGGCGAGGCCACAAGGGCAATGAGCGGATTACCGACATGCTTCAGGAACTGCACCGAACGCTGTTTGCCGTCGATGACAAATCCTGGCGGGGAAAGAAGGCGACGCTCCTGTTCTCCCTGATCTCGCGGTCGAAGGAGGAGACAGATGAGGAGGGCGGCGAGACTGGATGGATCGAGTGGGAATTCACCCCAGATGCTCGCAAGCTCATCCAGGCATCCGAAACCTATGCTGTGCTCAATCGGCAAGCAGTGCTTGGCTTTCGTTCGAACTACGCCTTGAAGCTGTATGAGCTGGGGGCACTTCGGCTTCATCGTCGACAAGCAACTTGGCGGGGAGACATGCAGGCGCTGCGCGCAGCATTGGGTATCCCACCAGATGTTTACACAGACTTCGCTCAACTTCGGCGCAAGGTTCTGGAGAAGGCGAAATCCGAAATTGACCAGCTTGCTCACTTCCGTGTTGAGTGGCGGGAAATCAGGCAGGGTCGAACAGTCACGGAGATCGAGTTCCGGTTCGAGCCCAAAGGCGCGCCGGAGGTGCTTGAGACTGTCGACGAGCTTGATCGTCATTCAGCTGGACGCCAGGCGAGGCGTGATGGGGCTGTAGAGAGCGTTACAGTGGGGCAGGGGGCTATTCCGGCACCGCGAGGAGCAGTCTCAGCCAAGAAGCCATCCGAGGCGACATTCCCAGTGGGAACGCTGCGCTTCGGTCATGACGACCTCCTTGAAATAGGCCGCAGGCATGGCGGTGGTTGGGACGTAGATCTGATCGCCAACGGCTTTCGCGAGCATATGGGTGAGCGTTTGGAGATGCTTCGCGGTGCGAAGTTGATCGCCGCCTGGAAAGGGTTCTGTGAGGGGTGGTTCAATCGCCGGGGCCGACCCTGA
- a CDS encoding WGR domain-containing protein, with translation METPKNQSWHWQAIDPSRNVARDYHLWVETDLFGWTTVERRWGRIGTKGQGVTTSFPDRRQADTIAQQIRIRRESAFKRIGVRYQAVE, from the coding sequence ATGGAGACGCCGAAGAACCAGTCGTGGCATTGGCAAGCAATAGACCCGTCCCGCAACGTCGCGCGCGACTATCATCTCTGGGTTGAGACCGATCTGTTTGGCTGGACAACCGTTGAGCGGCGCTGGGGACGAATTGGTACGAAAGGGCAGGGGGTGACCACCAGCTTTCCGGACAGAAGACAGGCAGACACAATCGCACAGCAGATCCGGATCCGGCGCGAAAGCGCATTTAAGCGGATTGGTGTTCGCTACCAGGCAGTCGAGTGA